In one window of Pseudomonadota bacterium DNA:
- a CDS encoding formylglycine-generating enzyme family protein has translation MCRPDTFVFFLAPFFVSGINLAACSSSDAEEAHAFSGPGATPSTAFSADQIAPKLAPEGTAKADTSKSEPKPAPIPEGMIGVPGGAFTMGSNRIGEGDEQPAHTVTVAPFLLDRTEVTNAAYRECEAANACRPHDTQSSVDNGFGPDEAFRTPDRPISGVSHEDAEAFCAWKGKRLPTEAEWERAARGSDGRKYPWGSQAAEPKLAVFGGVITEDVGSRPDGAGPYGHLDLAGNVWEWVADLYDPYAYHRPTADRGIPGTCPQIRAAQDELRRKMLFGFTGKNPIPEGCDHVLRGGAFNYGGPGLRAANRVHHPGTFRLIMSGFRCARDWPGGPVDPPQ, from the coding sequence GTGTGTCGCCCCGACACGTTCGTTTTTTTCCTCGCCCCGTTCTTCGTCTCCGGGATCAACCTCGCCGCTTGCTCGTCTTCGGACGCAGAAGAGGCGCACGCCTTCTCCGGTCCAGGCGCGACCCCATCTACGGCGTTCAGCGCGGATCAGATCGCGCCGAAGCTGGCCCCGGAGGGGACAGCGAAGGCGGACACGTCAAAGTCGGAGCCGAAGCCGGCCCCGATCCCCGAAGGAATGATCGGCGTGCCCGGCGGCGCGTTCACGATGGGCTCGAACAGGATCGGCGAGGGCGACGAGCAGCCGGCGCACACCGTGACCGTGGCGCCGTTCCTGCTCGATCGCACCGAGGTGACGAACGCGGCGTACCGCGAGTGCGAGGCGGCGAACGCCTGCCGGCCGCACGACACGCAGTCGAGCGTCGACAACGGCTTCGGCCCGGACGAGGCGTTCCGCACGCCCGATCGGCCGATCAGCGGCGTGTCCCACGAGGACGCCGAGGCGTTCTGCGCGTGGAAGGGGAAGCGGCTGCCCACCGAGGCGGAGTGGGAGCGGGCGGCGCGGGGGTCCGACGGTCGCAAGTACCCGTGGGGCTCGCAGGCGGCGGAGCCGAAGCTCGCCGTGTTCGGCGGCGTCATCACCGAGGACGTCGGCAGCCGCCCCGACGGCGCCGGCCCATACGGGCACCTCGATCTCGCGGGGAACGTCTGGGAGTGGGTCGCGGATCTGTACGACCCGTACGCCTACCACCGGCCGACCGCGGATCGCGGGATCCCGGGCACCTGCCCGCAGATCCGGGCGGCCCAGGACGAGCTGCGCCGCAAGATGCTGTTCGGCTTCACGGGCAAGAACCCGATCCCGGAGGGCTGTGACCACGTCCTGCGCGGCGGCGCCTTCAACTACGGCGGGCCGGGGCTGCGCGCCGCGAACCGCGTGCACCACCCGGGCACCTTCCGGCTGATCATGTCCGGCTTCCGCTGCGCCCGCGACTGGCCGGGCGGCCCCGTCGATCCGCCGCAGTGA
- a CDS encoding FAD-binding oxidoreductase, translated as MTRPTFDAIVVGGGSVGVPCAYHLAKRGLKVLVLERCPAVGQGQNKAAIGGIRATHSDPAKIVLCNRSLAEMTTWKARTGVDVGWKPGGYAYPVYDEPLERELRGLFPIQRKFDLNIDWLDAAAMAELIPGIERRGLRGGTYSPGDGQLSPLKVSVAFQRAAQALGAEFRFNERVEGYRVEAGLVRGVVTDKGEHAAGAVVIAAGAEAAEHGRLLGIDIPVQPDSHEAGITAPVAPFLAPLVVDMRPGPEGKTANFYFGQNDEGQIIFCYTPKELFYGVNRESTSEFLPILAARMITLIPRMRNLLVRRVWRGLYPMTPDGTPIIDNVPEIGGLALAVGMCGQGFMLGPGVGQEIAALVVDGATSLPAEAHDRVRYGRNFAKAGAEALK; from the coding sequence ATGACTAGGCCGACGTTCGACGCGATCGTCGTCGGCGGCGGCAGCGTCGGCGTGCCGTGCGCGTACCACCTCGCGAAGCGCGGGCTCAAGGTGCTCGTGCTCGAGCGCTGCCCCGCGGTGGGGCAGGGCCAGAACAAGGCCGCGATCGGCGGCATCCGCGCCACGCACTCGGATCCCGCGAAGATCGTGCTGTGCAACCGCAGCCTCGCGGAGATGACGACGTGGAAGGCGCGCACCGGCGTCGACGTCGGCTGGAAGCCCGGCGGCTACGCGTACCCGGTGTACGACGAGCCGCTCGAGCGAGAGCTGCGCGGCCTTTTTCCGATCCAGCGCAAGTTCGACCTGAACATCGATTGGCTCGACGCGGCCGCGATGGCGGAGCTGATCCCGGGCATCGAGCGCCGGGGGCTGCGCGGCGGGACGTACTCGCCGGGCGACGGGCAGCTCTCGCCGCTGAAGGTCTCGGTCGCGTTCCAGCGCGCGGCGCAGGCGCTGGGCGCCGAGTTCCGGTTCAACGAGCGCGTCGAAGGGTACCGCGTGGAGGCGGGCCTTGTCCGCGGCGTCGTGACGGACAAGGGCGAGCACGCGGCCGGCGCGGTCGTGATCGCGGCGGGCGCCGAGGCGGCGGAGCACGGGCGCCTGCTCGGCATCGACATCCCGGTGCAGCCCGACTCCCACGAGGCGGGGATCACGGCGCCGGTGGCGCCGTTCCTCGCGCCGCTCGTCGTGGACATGCGGCCCGGCCCGGAGGGCAAGACCGCGAACTTCTACTTCGGGCAGAACGACGAGGGGCAGATCATCTTCTGCTACACGCCCAAGGAGCTGTTCTACGGCGTGAACCGCGAGTCGACCTCGGAGTTCCTGCCGATCCTGGCGGCGCGGATGATCACGCTCATCCCGCGGATGCGGAACCTGCTCGTGCGGCGCGTGTGGCGCGGCCTCTACCCGATGACGCCGGACGGGACGCCGATCATCGACAACGTCCCGGAGATCGGTGGGCTCGCGCTCGCGGTGGGCATGTGCGGCCAGGGGTTCATGCTCGGGCCCGGCGTCGGCCAGGAGATCGCCGCGCTCGTCGTCGACGGGGCGACGTCGCTGCCCGCCGAGGCCCACGATCGCGTCCGCTACGGCCGCAACTTCGCCAAGGCGGGCGCGGAAGCGCTGAAGTAA
- a CDS encoding FAD-dependent oxidoreductase, translated as ACRGCGVCVGACPRGAIRHPGAERGIPARRGGLLVIACARSGLFVRGGERVPEGATAMELPCAGGAGPAMILGAIARGFDGVLVLGRQQETCRLNGAEDRVRGLAPGLDALVARLGLGEGRIRFVDPERGREGPIRAIEAVRAEIPPTPLKETYPADRPTDSIDDARAVIDWLAAQRGVALDAAERDLLLDAQDAYSAGAAGPAPRKEPDAAMGGRITSHPILAAPPDEAAVELTFNGRKIAARPGEMIASALFAAGISVFGHHRRDRGPQGIFCANGQCSQCTVLADGRAVKSCMTRIRPGMRVESVEGTPPLAPDDAPGEARRPEDVRTRVLVLGGGPAGLCAAIELGRAGIDVLIVDDKPELGGKLTLQTHQFFGSVADCWAGTRGIDIGHLLADDVAALPNVRAWTESTAIGVFWDGKVGVATPGGYRLVTPENILVATGAREKALSFPGCDLPGVYGAGAFQTLVNRDRIRASQRLFILGGGNVGLIGGYHALQAGIDVVGLVEALPECGGYKVHADKLRRLGVPIWTSHTVIKAAGRETLERVTIARIDERFRAIPGTERTFEADTLLIAVGLAPVDELLAKARGYGIKVWAAGDAEEVAEASAAIFSGRIAGRRMARALGAEVEIPEHWERLAAILRSRPGKTSTLAPPEVAERVYPVLRCVQEIPCDPCVASCPQNLISMDGVMGLPRYERGCLGCGTCVAVCPGLAINLVCEDYDPAREFALVVLPFEFGDDRASLGDEVATVGMDGEPVGAGRIVAVRERKDQDRRRLLFVEVPFAERLGVAGFRIRGPSIPTATDLPTDAEDPIVCRCERVRRSDIVREIRAGVRDVNQLKALVRPTMGGCGGKTCAELVARLYREEGLSPAEITPGTIRPLIAEVPLGSFAAGPGGREGGDD; from the coding sequence GCGCCTGCCGCGGCTGCGGCGTCTGCGTCGGGGCGTGCCCGAGAGGCGCGATCCGCCACCCGGGCGCAGAGCGCGGCATCCCGGCCAGGCGGGGCGGGCTGCTCGTGATCGCGTGCGCGAGATCCGGCCTCTTCGTCCGCGGGGGCGAGCGCGTCCCCGAGGGCGCGACGGCGATGGAGCTCCCGTGCGCCGGCGGCGCGGGTCCGGCGATGATCCTCGGAGCGATCGCGCGCGGCTTCGACGGCGTGCTCGTCCTCGGGAGGCAGCAGGAGACGTGCCGCCTGAACGGCGCCGAGGACCGCGTGCGCGGCCTCGCGCCGGGGCTGGACGCGCTCGTCGCGCGCCTCGGGCTCGGGGAGGGGCGGATCCGCTTCGTCGATCCGGAGAGGGGGCGCGAGGGGCCGATCCGCGCGATCGAGGCGGTCCGCGCCGAGATCCCACCGACTCCGCTGAAGGAGACGTACCCGGCCGACCGCCCGACGGATTCGATCGACGACGCGCGCGCCGTGATCGACTGGCTCGCGGCGCAGCGGGGCGTCGCCCTGGACGCGGCCGAGCGCGATCTCCTCCTCGACGCGCAAGACGCGTACTCGGCGGGCGCAGCTGGGCCCGCTCCCCGGAAGGAGCCCGACGCCGCGATGGGAGGGCGCATCACCTCCCACCCGATCCTCGCGGCGCCGCCCGACGAGGCGGCGGTCGAGCTCACCTTCAACGGGCGGAAGATCGCCGCGCGGCCCGGCGAGATGATCGCGTCGGCGCTGTTCGCCGCGGGGATCTCGGTCTTCGGGCACCACCGCCGCGATCGCGGGCCGCAGGGGATCTTCTGCGCCAACGGCCAGTGCTCGCAGTGCACGGTGCTCGCCGACGGCCGCGCGGTGAAGTCGTGCATGACCCGGATCCGTCCGGGGATGCGCGTGGAGAGCGTCGAGGGGACGCCGCCGCTCGCGCCGGACGACGCGCCGGGCGAGGCGAGGAGGCCCGAGGACGTCCGCACCCGGGTGCTCGTGCTCGGCGGCGGCCCGGCCGGGCTGTGCGCCGCGATCGAGCTCGGGCGCGCCGGGATAGACGTGCTGATCGTCGACGACAAGCCGGAGCTCGGCGGCAAGCTGACGCTGCAGACGCACCAGTTCTTTGGCTCCGTGGCCGACTGCTGGGCCGGCACGCGCGGCATCGACATCGGGCACCTGCTCGCCGACGACGTCGCGGCGCTGCCGAACGTCCGCGCCTGGACCGAGTCCACGGCGATAGGCGTGTTCTGGGACGGCAAGGTCGGGGTGGCGACGCCCGGCGGGTACCGGCTCGTGACGCCGGAGAACATCCTCGTCGCGACCGGCGCGCGCGAGAAGGCGCTCTCGTTCCCGGGCTGCGATCTCCCGGGCGTGTACGGCGCGGGCGCCTTCCAGACGCTCGTCAACCGCGACCGGATCCGCGCGTCGCAGCGGCTGTTCATCCTGGGCGGCGGCAACGTCGGGCTGATAGGCGGCTACCACGCGCTCCAGGCGGGCATCGACGTCGTCGGGCTCGTCGAGGCGCTCCCCGAGTGCGGCGGCTACAAGGTCCACGCGGACAAGCTGCGCCGGCTCGGCGTGCCGATCTGGACGAGCCACACCGTGATCAAGGCCGCCGGCCGCGAGACGCTCGAGCGCGTGACGATCGCGCGGATCGACGAGCGGTTCCGGGCGATCCCGGGCACGGAGCGGACGTTCGAGGCAGACACGCTGCTCATCGCCGTCGGGCTCGCCCCGGTCGACGAGCTGCTCGCCAAGGCGCGCGGGTACGGCATCAAGGTGTGGGCCGCCGGCGACGCCGAGGAGGTCGCGGAGGCGTCCGCCGCGATCTTCTCGGGCCGGATCGCCGGGAGGCGGATGGCGCGCGCGCTCGGGGCGGAGGTCGAGATCCCCGAGCACTGGGAGCGCCTCGCGGCGATCCTCCGCAGCCGGCCCGGGAAGACGTCCACGCTCGCGCCGCCCGAGGTCGCCGAGCGCGTGTACCCCGTCCTCCGCTGCGTGCAGGAGATCCCCTGCGATCCGTGCGTGGCGTCGTGCCCGCAGAACCTGATCTCCATGGACGGCGTCATGGGGTTGCCGCGCTACGAGAGGGGCTGCCTCGGCTGCGGCACCTGCGTCGCGGTCTGCCCGGGGCTCGCCATCAACCTCGTGTGCGAGGACTACGATCCGGCCCGCGAATTCGCGCTGGTCGTGCTGCCGTTCGAGTTCGGCGACGATCGGGCCTCGCTCGGCGACGAGGTCGCGACGGTCGGCATGGACGGCGAGCCCGTCGGCGCCGGCCGGATCGTCGCGGTGCGCGAGAGGAAGGACCAGGATCGGCGGCGCCTCCTCTTCGTCGAGGTGCCGTTCGCCGAGCGGCTTGGCGTCGCCGGCTTCCGGATCCGCGGCCCGTCGATCCCGACCGCGACCGACCTCCCGACGGACGCGGAGGATCCGATCGTCTGCCGGTGCGAGCGCGTGCGGCGCAGCGACATCGTCCGCGAGATCCGCGCGGGCGTCCGCGACGTGAACCAGCTCAAGGCGCTCGTGCGGCCGACCATGGGCGGGTGCGGCGGCAAGACCTGCGCCGAGCTCGTCGCCCGCCTCTACCGCGAGGAGGGGCTCTCGCCCGCCGAGATCACGCCCGGCACGATCCGCCCGCTCATCGCCGAGGTGCCGCTCGGCAGCTTCGCCGCGGGTCCGGGCGGCAGGGAGGGCGGCGATGACTAG
- a CDS encoding ATP-binding protein, translating to MTAVFRRSMFPALLARLEEPRRFIQALAGARQTGKTTLIHQLLEAHHGPGHYATADEPALKDRHWIEQQWEIGRAAARKGEGAVLVLDEIQKLRDWSETVKRLWDADTAARLPLRVIVLGSAPLLVQTGLSESLAGRFEVIRVPHWSYAEMREAFGWSLDQFVFYGGYPGAAPLVDEPERWRRYVLDSLIEPTISRDVLLLSRVDKPALLRRVFELGCGYSAQVLSYTKMLGQLQDAGNTTTLAHYLELLKAACLVEGLDKHAGQKVRRRGSSPKLQVHDNGLVSAQRELSFEEARRDGAAWGRLVESAVGARLVNACLGTQVAVRWWASGNAEVDFVLVKGEKAVAIEVKSGRSRGKLPGMEAFSRSFDVHRKLLVGGDGIPLEEFMEAGVEEFF from the coding sequence ATGACCGCGGTATTCAGACGCTCGATGTTCCCGGCTCTCCTCGCCCGGCTCGAGGAACCGCGTCGCTTCATCCAGGCGTTGGCCGGCGCTCGCCAGACCGGAAAGACGACGCTCATTCACCAGCTCCTCGAGGCGCACCACGGCCCCGGTCACTACGCGACCGCCGACGAGCCTGCGCTCAAGGATCGCCACTGGATCGAGCAGCAATGGGAGATCGGGCGCGCCGCGGCGCGCAAGGGTGAAGGCGCGGTGCTGGTGCTCGACGAGATCCAGAAGCTCCGGGATTGGTCCGAGACGGTCAAGCGGCTGTGGGACGCCGACACCGCGGCGAGGCTGCCGCTGCGGGTCATCGTGCTCGGATCCGCACCGCTGCTCGTACAGACAGGGCTCTCCGAGAGCCTCGCCGGGCGCTTCGAGGTGATCCGCGTCCCGCACTGGTCCTACGCCGAGATGCGGGAGGCGTTCGGCTGGTCACTCGATCAATTCGTCTTCTACGGCGGCTACCCGGGCGCGGCGCCGCTGGTCGACGAGCCGGAGCGCTGGCGGCGGTACGTGCTGGACTCGCTCATCGAGCCCACGATCTCGCGCGACGTCCTCCTGCTCTCCCGCGTGGACAAGCCGGCGCTCCTCCGCCGCGTCTTCGAGCTCGGGTGCGGCTACTCGGCGCAGGTGCTGTCGTACACGAAGATGCTCGGCCAGCTGCAGGACGCCGGCAACACCACGACCCTCGCGCACTACCTCGAGCTCCTGAAGGCCGCGTGCCTCGTCGAAGGGCTGGACAAGCACGCCGGCCAGAAGGTCCGCAGGCGCGGCTCGAGCCCGAAGCTCCAGGTACACGACAACGGGCTGGTCAGCGCGCAGCGGGAGCTCTCGTTCGAGGAGGCGAGGCGCGACGGCGCGGCGTGGGGCAGGCTCGTCGAGTCGGCGGTCGGCGCGCGGCTCGTCAACGCGTGCCTCGGGACGCAGGTCGCGGTGCGCTGGTGGGCGAGCGGCAACGCCGAGGTCGACTTCGTGCTCGTCAAGGGCGAGAAGGCGGTCGCCATCGAGGTGAAGAGCGGCCGCAGCCGCGGCAAGCTGCCCGGGATGGAGGCGTTCTCGCGGAGCTTCGACGTGCACCGCAAGCTGCTCGTGGGCGGGGACGGGATCCCGCTGGAGGAGTTCATGGAGGCGGGGGTGGAGGAGTTTTTCTGA
- a CDS encoding MFS transporter, which produces MDQPSSTRAQRVAWCFYDFANSAFPTVIVTAVYVLYFKGVVASGTSGESDRLWGAANSIAAALVFLTAPVLGAVADVSGRKRLFLAIYAFTCVAATALLSLTGPGTVAFALVAFVIAAVGFEGSCVFYNAFLPELVPEDRMGRLSGAGWALGYVGGLICLLAVLPLAERHTALVPLVVAAWFLVFCLPSLALLRDAPVPARDPGGPSLLALGARRFRDTLLRLREHRPLVRFLTAYFLFENAIVTVIVFTVAFTGDTLKFGMTENIILIMVMNAIAAPGALAFGFLADRAGCKRTLVATLVMWLAVVAGAEIAAWPGLFGIEGAKSFFWGVAVLASLCIGASQATARTLVGKLAPAGRSGEFYGYMAFTGKGSAILGPVVFGAVSAATGSQRAAVLTIGVFFVVGLVLLLRVKESRVDASVAPTARL; this is translated from the coding sequence ATGGATCAACCCTCCAGCACCCGCGCGCAGCGCGTCGCCTGGTGCTTCTACGACTTCGCGAACTCCGCGTTCCCGACCGTGATCGTGACCGCGGTGTACGTGCTCTACTTCAAGGGCGTCGTGGCCTCCGGCACGTCCGGCGAGTCGGACCGGCTCTGGGGCGCGGCGAACTCGATCGCCGCGGCGCTCGTGTTCCTCACCGCGCCGGTGCTCGGCGCCGTGGCCGACGTGTCGGGGCGCAAGCGGCTGTTCCTCGCGATCTACGCGTTCACCTGCGTCGCCGCGACCGCGCTCCTGTCGCTCACCGGGCCGGGCACCGTGGCGTTCGCGCTCGTCGCGTTCGTGATCGCCGCGGTCGGGTTCGAGGGATCGTGCGTGTTCTACAACGCGTTCCTGCCCGAGCTCGTGCCCGAGGATCGGATGGGGCGGCTGTCCGGCGCGGGCTGGGCGCTCGGCTACGTCGGCGGGCTGATCTGCCTGCTCGCGGTGCTGCCGCTCGCGGAGCGCCACACGGCGCTCGTGCCGCTCGTCGTCGCGGCGTGGTTCCTCGTCTTCTGCCTGCCGAGCCTCGCGCTCCTGCGCGACGCCCCCGTGCCGGCCCGCGATCCGGGGGGACCCTCGCTCCTCGCGCTCGGCGCGCGGCGCTTCCGTGACACGCTCCTTCGGCTGCGCGAGCACCGCCCCCTCGTGCGGTTCCTCACCGCGTACTTCCTCTTCGAGAACGCGATCGTGACGGTCATCGTGTTCACCGTGGCGTTCACGGGCGACACGCTGAAGTTCGGCATGACCGAGAACATCATCCTCATCATGGTGATGAACGCGATCGCCGCGCCCGGCGCCCTCGCCTTCGGCTTCCTCGCGGACCGCGCCGGGTGCAAGCGCACGCTGGTCGCCACGCTCGTCATGTGGCTCGCCGTCGTGGCCGGCGCCGAGATCGCCGCGTGGCCGGGGCTGTTCGGGATCGAGGGCGCCAAGTCGTTCTTCTGGGGCGTGGCGGTGCTCGCGTCGCTCTGCATCGGCGCGTCGCAGGCCACGGCGCGGACGCTCGTGGGCAAGCTCGCGCCGGCCGGCCGATCCGGCGAGTTCTACGGCTACATGGCGTTCACCGGGAAGGGCTCCGCGATCCTCGGGCCGGTCGTCTTCGGCGCCGTGTCGGCCGCGACCGGGAGCCAGCGCGCGGCCGTGCTCACGATAGGGGTGTTCTTCGTGGTGGGGCTGGTGCTGCTGCTCCGGGTGAAGGAATCCAGGGTCGACGCAAGCGTCGCCCCTACTGCGAGACTCTGA
- a CDS encoding PDZ domain-containing protein produces MSTSTRRTLVILALGIALGAGVMAILFRVLGGGPGGAGSAGPDGGAAITAASAADGSVAGAGARRPFEGDCLYSGSVHDEGGAPIEGAIVRLRFLDEPGATAELPLSAATGADGRFSFPGVDRDGAYQIWAWAEGRAVGSLESTPCGAAADIALEPGGGLKLRFEGPDGGPFGPVEVQLAGSGLWPAREARTADDGRLEIVGLAPGLYLVRARSADGTLAYVAEEPISVEVGPSAEVVLGLAASAPAKLRVLDAGTGAPVGLAIATVGPATASMLQRVTRVDPKGGARIPGLLRPDHVVAAFAPGYVRSEPRSIGPGEEVTVRLLRGIEARGVVRTRDGVPVAGASIAAQLELGDARTAISGSRQHAFLEHVLAAAAGGWPRLVAGPRDGTALAGPPQIPVPDLPAPPLGGWRATDGNGRFAVDGLPAGRVILSASHPEFVTATAAILDLSTGVQPPDAEIVVQPGTTVSLRTLNEAGYPIRSARVSVYDRDEDLLVEAETGTDGFAELKGLPGAFRVVAIAEGRVPAGASIRGRPGERLEMSMTLPEAESTLRGRVTDERGYGVPDAAITARALGRNLMQVILGNTAGDGSFVLEGAGRGAYHVTAEVDGAIRAQVIGATAAEDVKLVLGEPIAAPAPAGDDLVIEPLPAGPALVEPGSFGGEQYAGAEPGDEESGDPLGVVAITHSEDAPAQGAATEGTSYSPEFGQTDQLLVTGSPSGPGGLPVKLGTGPSGGVIVKMVQPGSQVAGAGLAVGDRLVAVDGTPVQSVAQAKAAIQGRLGTVVMLEVIHQGEHLNVVVQRVRVSQ; encoded by the coding sequence ATGTCGACCTCGACGCGCCGGACGCTCGTGATCCTGGCCCTGGGCATCGCGCTCGGAGCCGGCGTCATGGCGATCCTGTTCCGCGTCCTCGGCGGCGGCCCGGGCGGCGCGGGCTCGGCCGGGCCGGACGGCGGCGCGGCGATCACGGCGGCTTCCGCGGCGGACGGCTCCGTCGCCGGGGCGGGCGCGCGGCGACCTTTCGAGGGGGACTGCCTCTACTCGGGATCGGTTCACGACGAGGGCGGAGCGCCCATCGAGGGCGCGATCGTGCGGCTGCGGTTCCTCGACGAGCCGGGGGCCACCGCGGAGCTGCCGCTCTCGGCCGCGACCGGCGCGGACGGGCGCTTCTCGTTCCCCGGGGTCGATCGCGACGGCGCCTACCAGATCTGGGCGTGGGCCGAGGGGCGCGCGGTGGGGAGCCTCGAGAGCACGCCGTGCGGAGCGGCCGCGGACATCGCGCTCGAGCCGGGCGGCGGGCTCAAGCTCAGGTTCGAAGGCCCGGACGGAGGGCCGTTCGGGCCGGTCGAGGTGCAGCTCGCCGGCAGCGGCCTGTGGCCGGCGCGCGAGGCGCGCACGGCGGACGACGGCCGCCTGGAGATCGTCGGTCTCGCGCCCGGCCTCTACCTCGTACGGGCCCGCTCCGCGGACGGCACGCTCGCGTACGTCGCCGAGGAGCCGATATCGGTCGAGGTCGGCCCGAGCGCCGAGGTCGTGCTCGGCCTCGCGGCGTCGGCGCCCGCGAAGCTGCGCGTCCTCGACGCGGGCACTGGCGCGCCCGTCGGGCTCGCGATCGCGACCGTCGGCCCGGCGACCGCCTCGATGCTGCAGCGCGTGACCCGGGTGGACCCGAAGGGCGGCGCGCGGATCCCCGGGCTCCTGCGTCCCGATCACGTCGTCGCGGCGTTCGCGCCCGGCTACGTCCGCTCCGAGCCGCGCTCCATCGGCCCGGGGGAGGAGGTGACGGTGCGGCTCCTGCGGGGGATCGAGGCGCGCGGCGTCGTCCGCACGCGGGACGGCGTGCCCGTCGCCGGGGCGTCGATCGCGGCACAGCTCGAGCTCGGCGACGCGCGCACAGCGATCTCGGGCTCGCGGCAGCACGCGTTCCTCGAGCACGTGCTCGCCGCCGCGGCGGGCGGCTGGCCGAGGCTCGTCGCGGGGCCGCGCGACGGCACCGCGCTCGCGGGCCCCCCGCAGATCCCGGTGCCGGATCTCCCGGCGCCGCCGCTCGGCGGCTGGCGGGCGACCGACGGGAACGGCCGCTTCGCCGTGGACGGCCTGCCCGCGGGCCGGGTCATCCTCTCGGCCTCGCACCCGGAGTTCGTCACGGCCACGGCCGCGATCCTGGACCTCTCGACCGGGGTGCAGCCGCCCGACGCCGAGATCGTCGTGCAGCCCGGCACCACCGTCTCCTTGCGGACGCTGAACGAGGCGGGCTACCCGATCCGCAGCGCCCGCGTGTCGGTCTACGATCGCGACGAGGATCTGCTCGTCGAGGCGGAGACCGGGACCGACGGGTTCGCCGAGCTCAAGGGGCTGCCCGGCGCGTTCCGGGTCGTGGCGATCGCGGAGGGCAGGGTGCCGGCCGGCGCGTCGATCCGCGGGCGCCCGGGCGAGCGGCTCGAGATGTCGATGACGCTGCCCGAGGCGGAGTCGACGCTGCGCGGCCGCGTCACAGACGAGCGCGGGTACGGCGTCCCGGACGCGGCGATCACCGCCCGCGCGCTCGGCCGGAACCTCATGCAGGTGATCCTCGGCAACACCGCGGGCGACGGCAGCTTCGTGCTCGAGGGCGCGGGCAGGGGCGCCTACCACGTCACCGCCGAGGTCGACGGCGCGATCCGCGCGCAGGTGATAGGCGCGACCGCGGCCGAGGACGTGAAGCTCGTGCTCGGGGAGCCGATCGCGGCACCGGCGCCCGCCGGCGACGACCTCGTGATCGAGCCGCTGCCCGCGGGGCCGGCGCTCGTCGAGCCCGGATCGTTCGGCGGCGAGCAGTACGCGGGCGCGGAGCCGGGCGACGAGGAGTCGGGAGATCCGCTCGGCGTCGTCGCGATCACCCACAGCGAGGATGCGCCGGCGCAGGGCGCCGCGACCGAGGGCACGTCGTACTCGCCGGAGTTCGGCCAGACCGATCAGCTCCTGGTGACGGGCTCGCCCTCCGGCCCGGGCGGGCTGCCCGTCAAGCTCGGCACCGGGCCCTCGGGCGGCGTGATCGTCAAGATGGTGCAGCCCGGCTCGCAGGTCGCGGGCGCCGGGCTCGCGGTCGGGGATCGGCTCGTCGCGGTGGACGGCACGCCGGTCCAGTCGGTCGCGCAGGCGAAGGCCGCCATCCAGGGGCGCCTCGGCACGGTCGTGATGCTCGAGGTGATCCACCAGGGAGAGCACCTCAACGTCGTCGTGCAGCGCGTCAGAGTCTCGCAGTAG